AGAGGTCACTCTGGCAGGAGGGCGCCAGCGGGAGGTGAGGGTTCCTTCACAGGTAGTACCAGGCCAGCAGGCCAGCAGCCAGGGCCACACTGGCGGCAAGAACAAGCTGGAGGTTAGGGTTCCTCAGTGCAGCCGTGGCCGTTCGGATGGGGCAGCTCCTGCCCTCGAGGGCACCTATGTGGCAGTGCCAAGAGAAGACGTGGCGTTAGTGGGGAGTTCGATGCACCGCCCAGGGAGGGGAGCTCCCCCAGCACAGTGCCTACCTTTGTCTTGCTCAGCAGCATAGTAGGGGCACTTGTGCACGTCTCCCTTCCCATCGTGCATGGGGAGCCCATCTTCCACGGCCTCTTTGGCCAGCAAGCAGCCAGCCTGGTCCAGTTCACTGAATACCTGCAGGGGCAGAGGTTGGACTGTGCCATTACAGAACTGCATACTCTCCTTTTTAAGAGCAAAATCTCTCCCTGTAAGGAGGGAGCCCTGGAAAGGAGGCGGCCGCCCCCTGCTGCCTGGCAGTCCTCCCCCAGGGATGCCCCCGGTGCCGGTTCTTCCCTGTGCACATTCTGGACACCAGAACCCATGCCTGGCATTCTCtaggtggcgcaagagactggACTGGTAAGGCCTAAAGGGCTGCCCAGCCTGAAAGGTTACCCAGGACAATCCTGTGAGTTTGGCTACGTCCCCCCTTCCAGCTGctggggatttttaaaaaggacaggTTTGGGGAGAAGGAAAAGTTCCGGTAATGACTGgcgatgatggtagcacaactatGTGAATGTACTTAACACTACTGAAATGTATActtaaaagtgattaaaatgggaaacttgTTGTATGtgttaccacaattttaaaaaaacagaaaaataggaatgcaGAACGAGTCCCGTCCCAGGGGCCTGAGGAGGCCTGGCAATGTCAGACCAGAGCTTTATTCTCCCATATCCAACTTCCCCGACACAGAGGGCTCACTCGGGGCCTGGgacagccacaggcttctttcctTGCTAACTGAGTTATTCTCTGCACTTACTAAGTAGAACTTGTCATAGCAATCCTTGCTAAGAAGTGGGGGGCTGAGAAGGGGAGGCAGCTCTGTCCTCCCAGGCCCCTGTGCGATCCCTTCCCAACACACAGCCACCCCAGGCCAGCTGCAGGAAGCCAGCTAGTGGCGCACACCTCTGGAGGTCAATTCCCCTTCCTCACCTGCACACCCCCCGTCTGCCCTCACACCCTGACCCCGTTTGGTTCTCAGGGGGCTCCCCTCCTGTTGGAGAACCTAGCCACGCACCCAGTACCTGCATGTTGTACTCAAAGGCCCTGTTCGCCTCCTCCACGATCCTCTCCTTGGTCTTCAAGTTCAGGTCCAGGGCATTCATCCGGGCCCGGTAGAACTGCTTGAACTGCTGGGCGTTGCTCACATTCTCAAACAGGTAGAACTGGGTCCCTTCCCCCGTGCTGGGGAGCTTCAGGGCCCGCTGGGCCACCTTCTTCAGCACTTGGCCCCCAGAAAGGTCCCCCATGTAGCGGGTGTAGGCGTGGGCCACCAGCAGCTCAGGCTCATGCTGCCCGATGTAGTGGATCCGCTCCACGTACTTCCGGGTGGCCTCAGAGCACTGCACCTGCTCTTCCCAGTTTTCACCAAAGAAATACCCCATGTCCTTGGTCAGCGCCTCCTTCCGGTGCAGCTCTGTGGGGAAGTACAAGGGGGCGAAAGCCGGGTGGTCCTTGTTGCGGTCCATTTCCTCCTCGAGGGCGGAGTATGTGAAGTAAAGTGCAGTGGTGGCCAGCTGTCGAGGGTGACGTGAAAGGGTGAAAGGACAGCAAGGGCCTGGGGCCTCCCAGCGGCCCACCAAGCAGCCAGATGCTGCGGCACAGGCAGCCTCCTCTACCCTCCGCCCCCCAGACTCGAGGACCCTCTTTTTATATCGTGAGCGCTCTAACACTCCAGGGAAGCTCTGAGGTTTTGTAAACGAATGACATGGCGAACTCCATGGAACGTGAGTACATTACTTTGTTTACGTCATCCTGGTAATTCTTTTTAAGCCATGAGAACCACAGCTGGACTTCAggcaggagctgagcccagagcagCTCTGGGGCGACCTCCCTCATGGACCTAAGGCCCCCAACCTGACCCCTTCTGGTAGTCTGCTACCCTCCCTCTTCAGGAACTGAGGGCACAAACCTTAAATAGCTCCTTCTTAATGTTGCCCTTCAGGAAATCTTTGACAAACTGGGTATTTTCTGCCCGGTCATGGGCTTCCTTGGTCCCTTCCttcaggagctcagagaggtcaGGTGTCCTGTGGAGACAGGGTGATGCGTGAGTGGGCAGCCTTCCTCAGCTCCGGGGAAGGGACCATGTGGGGCTGCAGGCATGTGCTAACCCCAACCCTGGCCCGCCACCAAGCCCAGACTCCAGGGCCATCAGTCACAGCTCCAACCTGAAAGTCAGGCTCCtgtccagcagcactgggagggGAGAAATGACAGTGTATTCCCAGCAATCATGACACAGAATGACTGTGGCCTCCTCAGATGTCCCCGTGCATGCGTCTGCCGTGAACAGCCAGGTAAATGATGCTCTGCTTCGGTGGCTGCCAAGCACCAGGAGCCCACGTTTCCAAGCCTCTGACAGTGCTGATCCGCTTCTCCAGGGACCAGACCTCGCCACTCCCCGGCAGCCTTGCTGTCTCCCCCCACTGTCCCCCCTGGGGCTGCACAGGGTGAGAAGGAAGGCCAGAGCCCGGGTCCTTGGGATTGTGCTGCTTAAAACCCCCCCCCCGGCTGGAGCTGCACCAATGGACGAGGTGGTGAATGCCTGAGCCTAACGATGGTGGCAGCCCGGGACAAACTCTGCCCTCTCATGCCTCAGCCCATGCTGGCCTCTTAGGAGACTAGCTCCTGTCACCCAGCCACCTGAGGAGAGTTAGTTTATTAGCAatcacttaaaaattaaaaaaaaaaaaaaccaaaaccctgcCAATGGCAGGGCTATAATGAGAGGCTAAGAAAATGAAGAACAGGCCCTGGTAATTTGAGACTCAGCGTGAACTGGCCTTACGCAGTAAGAGAAACTGTCCTAGCGGGGATTGGGAGTTGCTCCCACCTTTTGAGGAGTGGCAGATGGTATACTGAGAAGGTGCCAGCTTTGCCTGTGGTCACCATTTCTCACCCACATGAAAAAACTATTAGGTTTTTAAGAAGAATAAAGGACAAGGAATCTGACAAGTTCTTCAAGTCCTCCTAGCACTGCCCGGTCCTACCTTCCTGGATAAGATGATGGATGAGGACACGCCCTGGAAAAAGGGAGAGCTGAGCAGCCGAGGGTGCTGCACACCTGGGGTCCTTGGCGCTGGACCAGCAGCGCAGCCCTGACCACACCccagggggccgagcccagcagTCCTCCCGTGCTCACCTGGCATGGTTTTCCCCTTCTGGGGCCTTGGGGCTCTTTTCTTCCGACTCATCTACCCCCTCTGACGTCTCCAGCTCCGTTGACATTGttgccagggtggggtgggggtgggagtccAGATACTCTCACTCCTCTGGTCCTGAGGGGAAAGACAGAGCTGGTGATGCCGTGCCCACAGCAGGTGTCTCCCAAATGCTTTGGGGCCAACATAACTAAGAGAAGAGGGAAGCCCATGCACCCCAcgatttttcctttaaaaaaataaggctcTGACATTATTGGGATCACATCTGAACATGGGCAGAATCCAAACACTGACTGGATTTGATGACGGTATTCTATCAGCGTTGAATTTGCTGCTTTTTCTCACTGTGCAGTGGATATGGCAAGACAGCGTCCTTGTCTTAGGAAAACACATGCTGACATATCTAGGAGGGGCATTGCTGTCTGCAACGttctcaaatggttcagaaaaagtgtgtgtagaagcagatgtggctcaagcggttgaacgcctgcttcccacacggcaaggtcccaggttcggtcccctGTGCctgctaaacaaacaaaaacacgaaaaaaagacaaaaaaaacagctcaggggagctaatgtggctcactagttgaatgccagcttcccacatatgaagtcctggatcaatcccagtaccccccccaaaaaaagtgtgtgtgtgtttgtgtgtgcacatATTCATGTGGGAAGTGCACATACAGGCCAGTGACTAAGAAAGCAAATGAGGAAAAATATTAAACCAGGGTAATCTAGAAAAAAGGTAAACAGTAGTTCTTTGTACTGTTTTTACAACTtctctgtaagtttgaaattttatcaaaataaagtattatcccaaacaagaaaacaaaagaatgagcactacagataaaactcaaagcaaaacaaaacaaagcaaaaaaaagcagcagcaggagcagcacaGCGGTTCTAAGTTTCGCAAgtgacacacagattctacaTCACAAGCTGGTTTGAGGCCAGCTCGTCCAGCCTTACCTGTCAAAGGTCAGGTGGCCAGTGGGCTAAGAGCAGCAGGAGCCAGGCACTAACTGGCACGGACAGCCTGTTCCGAGCAGCCCTGCTTTAGAGCAGAGCAGCTGGAGAGGCCGAGAAGCCTGCATTAGCGCATCTGAGTCACCAACCAAGCCGGCTGTTCCCAGCCcactcaggcctctgggctgaAGGAAGCAGTTAAGTCAGCCAATCAGCTCCCAGTGCCGGCTGCAAGGGCTGAGCCTTCGTCAGCGGGGGAAATATGGTCCCACAGCGTGACAAGCTCATCATCCCTGGAGCCCTCTGCTCTGGCAGTGGATGGGGCGGCCCACATGGAGAACGTTCCCATGAACAGCAGCAGAACTGCACGAACAACTAAAGAAGTAGCTTACAAAGACGGAACTACCAATCTTGAGGCCCAACCGGGCCAAGGAAAGAAGAGACCTTAATTTTCTACCTCAACCACTATTTACTGCACATCTTCCACCTGTGCCATCCATGGAGGGGGCTAAGGAGGTGTATGAGGTGGTCCTTGAAAggcacaaagagaaaataaagaggaacCTCTGTCTCCTCAGACACTGCCCTCTGGTACTGGTAGACTGTGTCCCCTCTAGGCGGGCCATCTCCCAGGACTACTTCAACTTGGAGTCAGATACAACCTCATCTCCAGTAAGGCCAATGCCACATCCAGTGCACAACCCGAGTCCTAGAAGGACGGGCAGGGCGCCGGCCACAGCCTTCAGAAGGGCTTCGCCTCTGGGCCATCAACAAGGACAGGACTCTGGGAAGCACGGGGAGGGGCCTCTAGGTCAAGGGACAGCCCATGGGAGAGAGCGCTAAAGGCTGCAGGCACTGCCCCAAGAGCCTCTTACTCAGGGGCCCGCTGTGGAACAAGCCCCTCTTCCGCGGACTTCCACGGGCCCATACACACTAATCTCACTTCACAGACTTCTAAGAAAGAACATGTCTGCTCTGGAGGATTTGTCCCCAGCCATTCGGCACTCAGAGAGCAGGAGAGAGCCGCTGGGTGGGAGCAGGAAGGGATCCCGGAGTTTCAGGCAAACCCTGGGCACGTGCAGTGATGGCTGGTGACACCCCAGTCACTCAAAGAAACTGCAGACTCCACGCTGCTTACAGGCGAAACTCAAAGCAGACAGACAGGAGCGAGAGCAGCCTGGCTGCAGAGGAGCCTGGCGACGGCGGGGAGGGGTGTAACGGCCTGCCCTGTGCACACCGTGGCCACGCAGCACAGTGGTGGCTGGGTGTGACCAAGTCCTGTGGTGACCTGTGCTTTAATAACAACTGCACACCATGGGGCGGGTAGTCCTGCCTGAGCAACAgggccttgtttttttttttagcaggcaAATGGGGAAGACGCTGCCCCTGGCGCCCACCCTGCCGTTTTCTTTTTCCTAGCAGCACTTTATTCGCTCCAGTCTCCCTCCAGGCACACCCTCGCACCCACCCTCTTCAGCCTCTGTCCTGCCCAGGGCCCCTAGCGCTGTCGTCCCAGCTCAGGGTAGGCATAGTTTTGGCCCCAGTGGAAGAGCCAAGGCTCTCTTTTCACTCCAGTATCTCCAGCGCCCAGAAAATAATAGGTTTTCAATAtatactgaattaaaaaaaaaaaaagggaagaaaaagtttatTACATATTGCCAATATGCAGTtcaaaaaaaaagctaaaagcaTTCCACCGTCCATTACTTCAACAGTTTTTAACTTGAAACTTGAATTACCAATTTTACTCTGAAGGTAAGATAACAGCTCATCCCACCCGGGCAGCACCAGTACTAAGTCCTTGGCTAGTACCATCTGTGCCAAGTGGGAGTGAGGAGCTCGTGGGGAGCCTTGGTTAACACATTCGACCCACACAGGCTGGGGGTCGGACAAAGGTAGCCTGGGACCGCTGGGTCCCTCCGGGGAGAGGCTGTCAGTGTGGTTCCTCAGAGCCaccttgcaatgacagacacagactTCTTTTCACTCTCTGCAAAGCTGTGTGTCCAGACTTAGTCTAGCTATCCCTTACACTTGAATCTTCTTTCCTTCCAGGAGCCACTGGACCCGCTAGAAAATTGGGtcccaaataaaaaaaatatagagCCTTTCTCGATGTCAACAATATCagtaaaatcaacaaaaacaaagaaatcccACTGTAGGGAatacttcaagaaatattaacaaTAACCTGTACCAAAATGATATACAGCCCCACTGATGTTAGCAAAAACTACAGAACTTAGCAGTGCAGGGCATGACTCCTCAAAAACAGTAAACAGTGGGACCTTGGACAGCCACACCAGGTCCACTGACGGAGCCCAGGCATGGAAAAGTACACACAAACTAATCTGCAGAAAAAGACCCCAAACTCAACAAGCATACTCACAATGACAGGAAGGGAGCTGGAAAACTAGAAATACTAGCTTTTTGGTTTTAGCTAATTGGGTTCTTTTATATAAAGTTGCTCAATtgtcttgaaaagaaaagacaaggaaaggaaagttaaaaaagaaaccgAGGGAGGACTTTGGCCAAGCCAGTCATAAAAGGTCCTGCAGTGAACTAACTAGTCAACAGGAAGTCCCTGGAGTCCTCTTTATTTTGCTATCACAAATTCCAGAAAGAGCAATCTGCCCCTCTCTCACACTTTCAGAAAACTGTGACTCTGCTTAATAATATAAAATCTACCTCCACAACTCCACAATTCCTGCCCTCCTGGCTGGTCACGTGACCCAGCTACTAGTTTTCAGCCCAACACCTGATCTGACAGAAGTGGCAATAACATTCCTATTGCATAACTTCCTGCAAAAGGCTCCCTTTAGACATACCTGCCAGCTCTTGAATGCTTATTGCAAAGCTTTTGCTCCTGGTAAACTGCAGGCTCAAGACACTTAGGCTTCTGAAATAACAGGGTGACGCAAGTTGAGCAAATTTCAGAAGGCCAGAGACCCTGGTACTGCTGCTGGCAGAAACAAAATGTAAGGACCAGCATTTATCATTGATTTCCCTCTGGAGACCCAAAAAGGTACAATAAAGGCTTCATCTGTAACAATTCTCATtgtttctctttctcattctttttcttcccaGAAAAAAACGAGGactgaaggaagggaagaagctgCTGTGCCCAGCCAGAACTAGAGAGGAAAAGTGGATGCAGGGGGCTAACAGCTCTGCCCACCTCTCACTCCCTGAAATTGTGATAGTCAGCAGGGAATGTCATCTCACTGCTGCATCATTTGGTCCTCACAATGCTGAGTTCATGATAGCCCACCTGTCACAGAGTCCAGAATCATTTTCCAAATCACTTATAGCCCAGTAGCCCTAGCCTCTCCAACCTGAGTTGTAGTTGTAGAAACTTAGGCTGCCAGGTGTTCTGTCTGAAGGTATTCCCTCTCCACAGCTTTTTCCCCATGCCCCTCAGTGGGTGAGTGTCTTCCATTCCTTCACCTTTATGATCTCTCTCCTTCCACCTGTTCTTTGACATTCATGATGGTCACAATTCAAAAATTGCAACAACCTTTAGATGATAAACTCAATACAAGGACCCTAAGTTCTCCCTTTCCCATATCATAAGGTCTATTCCTCCCCTCTTTCTATGCCCTAAGGGCTTTTTTACCCTTAAGCGAGAACGCCTGTTTCTGTTAAACAATACCATAGTCAGTTCTTAAGATGCCCCACCATCCCATCAGCCTTAGCAGATATAAACAACTTGGTTGTTTACCCATCACTAAAGCTCTTTTCTGAATATGTGTCTACATGAAAAGGATAAATTCCAAAATTCTAGTCATAAAACCCACATATGATATGGGGAACAAAGAATGCTAGGGATACTGGCAAAAGAAACAGCAGCAGGGGAGAGCAAGTCAGAGGCAAAAAGGTAAATCTCTTTAGAGCCTCTAAAGCTCTCTGGGCCTTAATTTTCAACTGTAAAGTGGAATTAATACCTACCCAGCATTCAATACCACAAGACTATTGAGATGATCAGATAAGATAAACAACTTCATTAAAGTAAAacaacttcattaaaaatattgataGTTGAATATGGGTGACTGTCAGGTATATGGCtgaactataatgttgagaaaactcctcagaaaataaaataagggggaaacggacttggcccagtggttagggcgtccgtctaccacatgggaggtccgtggtttgaactccgggcctccttgacccgtgtggagctggcccatgcgcagtgctgatgcgcgccatgcaggggtgtccccgcgtaggggagccccacgcacaaggagtgcgccccgtaaggagagccgcccagcgcgaaagaaagtgcagcctgcccaggaatggcgccacacacacttcccatgccgctgaggacaacagaagcgacaacagaagcggacaaagcaacaagatgcagcaaatggacacagagaacagacaacagacaatggggcggggggggggggggggggaattaaataaataaataaatctttctaaaaaataaaataaaataaaataaggaaggattacgtgtttaaggtgcttaagggggggcatccgGTACACAGGCAGGCCtctaggagtgtgtgagtgctcattttgtcattgtGTGTTATATCataggtggagacccatacaatgagtgtgaaggtggacctacatcctggggagacctgatgttctcaaacagagggaactgagTCTCGAGAGAATCGGTGGCTTCCAGgtggttagggcagtcaagccctcagcattgtggcAAGTGTCTATagatctggtccctcaagtagtgaagactgattgtccctgtgggccctgaagagagggggagagaggtaaagaatagatggaagcagggcaactggggggcaatggaagtgctccacaagatcataaaatgatggacataggacatgttaactacaccaaaagtgtatataagtctataagctaaaatgtaagccataatgtaaaatataaggaaactaaaaattttaaaatgtgtacagtctaaaatataaaccataatgtaaaccaaaatggaaccatgtttgatagctatatttcaaaatctgtatgtgagctgcagcaaatataacatgaacatgtaaaaatattgctggggaaaggggaaaagggtttaatgttggatatatgggagtcccctatattgtatatgtgaattactgtgatctaaaacttttttgaatacaaaattaaaaattagaaaaaaaaaaaagaaagagaaaggatatagacattggggaagaaatgaaagaaagtgccctgccagtgtacatacagggcaatacctattacagtgatgaaaggcaaatcattaaaaacaaagctttataatatttttcattttttaatacatcaatttatttttactttattttagtatttctaaattagtatgtattctatttctaaactttaaacccatcactatatctaaatttcctattaattgaatttggcaatatattaggcttcattgttgaagttttggaccacagagaagttcaactacggcaggggaggaacactgttgtggggtattattgataggggggaatatggggggggggagttctccagggcatgtatataggggacataaaaatgttgatatatgttgggtattttcatagtagttacagttacaaacgtc
Above is a window of Dasypus novemcinctus isolate mDasNov1 chromosome 23, mDasNov1.1.hap2, whole genome shotgun sequence DNA encoding:
- the HMOX2 gene encoding heme oxygenase 2; the encoded protein is MSTELETSEGVDESEEKSPKAPEGENHARTPDLSELLKEGTKEAHDRAENTQFVKDFLKGNIKKELFKLATTALYFTYSALEEEMDRNKDHPAFAPLYFPTELHRKEALTKDMGYFFGENWEEQVQCSEATRKYVERIHYIGQHEPELLVAHAYTRYMGDLSGGQVLKKVAQRALKLPSTGEGTQFYLFENVSNAQQFKQFYRARMNALDLNLKTKERIVEEANRAFEYNMQVFSELDQAGCLLAKEAVEDGLPMHDGKGDVHKCPYYAAEQDKGALEGRSCPIRTATAALRNPNLQLVLAASVALAAGLLAWYYL